A region of Anopheles merus strain MAF chromosome 2R, AmerM5.1, whole genome shotgun sequence DNA encodes the following proteins:
- the LOC121590832 gene encoding putative tricarboxylate transport protein, mitochondrial isoform X1 → MEGADPHDATVAPLPNVSQSSSHRGCFDLLPAHERIHSPQRNISHNDAQSRVRNEPLPNELPDRRPPAHQAHSRHHSSPISVTTILQNKPPKPTMDRLGLLATAYGQPNKHSSQFRNPFGGRPWMEQSGAAAAAPGAKGLKGIVAGGITGGIEICITFPTEYVKTQLQLDEKGATKQYNGIMDCVKKTVKTNGVLGLYRGLSVLLYGSIPKSAVRFGAFESLKGRLMDSNGQLSTSGKLLAGLGAGVAEAILAVTPMETVKVKFINDQRSGTPKYKGFFHGVGMIVRQEGLSGVYKGLTATILKQGSNQAIRFYVMETLKDMYKGDDPSKPVPKMMVGAFGAVAGAASVFGNTPIDVVKTRMQGLEAAKYKNTADCALQIWKNEGPMAFYKGTVPRLSRVCLDVAITFMIYDSFMDLFNKFWR, encoded by the exons ATGGAAGGCGCTGACCCTCACGACGCAACAGTTGCTCCCCTCCCGAATGTGTCGCAGTCGAGTTCACACCGAGGGTGTTTTGA TCTCCTACCCGCCCATGAAAGGATTCACTCACCACAACGGAACATTTCCCACAACGACGCTCAGAGCCGCGTGAGAAACGAACCACTGCCAAACGAGCTGCCCGATCGGAGGCCACCGGCACACCAGGCACATTCCAGGCACCATTCTTCTCCCATTAGTGTGACGACCATTCTCCAGAACAAACCCCCAAAACCGACGATGGACCGGTTAGGACTGCTGGCGACGGCCTACGGCCAACCGAATAAACATTCTAGTCAATTCCGCAACCCGTTCGGTGGCCGGCCGTGGATGGAGCAGAGCGgtgcggcggcagcagccccCGGGGCCAAGGGGCTGAAGGGCATCGTGGCCGGTGGCATTACCGGCGGTATCGAGATTTGCATCACCTTCCCGACCGAGTACGTGAAGACGCAGCTGCAGCTCGACGAGAAGGGTGCGACCAAGCAGTACAACGGCATCATGGACTGCGTGAAGAAGACGGTCAAGACGAACGGTGTGCTCGGGCTGTACCGTGGGCTTAGCGTGCTGCTGTACGGCTCCATCCCGAAGTCAGCTGTCCG GTTCGGTGCGTTCGAAAGCCTGAAGGGACGTCTGATGGACTCGAACGGGCAGCTCAGCACGTCCGGCAAGCTGCTGGCCGGGTTGGGTGCGGGCGTCGCCGAAGCCATCCTCGCCGTCACGCCGATGGAAACGGTCAAGGTGAAGTTCATCAACGATCAGCGCAGCGGGACGCCCAAGTACAAGGGGTTCTTCCACGGCGTCGGCATGATCGTACGGCAGGAGGGTCTGTCCGGCGTGTACAAGGGCCTTACCGCGACCATACTGAAGCAGGGCTCGAACCAAGCGATCCGCTTCTACGTGATGGAAACGCTCAAGGACATGTACAAGGGCGACGATCCGTCCAAGCCGGTGCCGAAGATGATGGTCGGCGCGTTCGGTGCCGTGGCCGGGGCGGCCTCCGTCTTCGGCAACACCCCGATCGACGTGGTGAAGACGCGCATGCAGGGGCTCGAGGCGGCCAAGTACAAGAACACGGCCGACTGCGCGCTGCAGATCTGGAAGAACGAGGGACCGATGGCGTTCTACAAGGGTACGGTGCCGCGACTGTCGCGCGTCTGTCTGGACGTGGCGATTACGTTCATGATTTACGACTCGTTCATGGATCTGTTCAACAAGTTCTGGCGTTAG
- the LOC121590831 gene encoding uncharacterized protein LOC121590831, whose protein sequence is MNSHRPLPHGHGSPVHHAAPMVEGSGGGGGGMVANPRFEADKQAWEDAIRGYNGTDPLDLWFNYITWYEQNRSFDRLNNLRSIVEKCLLLYQDAEGYKQDTRMVKIWMKYIDMQQSPASYYQMMYKKNIGTQCASFYIGWAERDYKQAVSIFNLGLQMKAQPIEELHEAQRNYRLYSETLAKKRSASAMVEQRLPAPPSQSPPHKRLKQEPSYHPGQAAHPSHPHAVNGSVITAAPNGVYANHAPQQQQQQQQHGYYHQQQSRPVPTGSYYMPEKPPNGTYYASNGQQEPYQQANSFTASEVNVTPVPAATASHPQQQPVQHQASSEEQYRSSPANAVGQQGQELATAPPPTTAEQRTEASDYRSPDESIIECNLNNSAYVISSSLSYVYDDPDLVQQYTLGPEEVVRPAGEAVEGPAAVAPQPEPPHAPPVASDAIRLPPNFVREAKNNHETWDVPLCLEEPYDPNRRCCYPKHLVYPDLHAERPTMEFSLEEIRAQRWFERKRKEQQQQKEAEAEAQRQAKIAQQEKEKQMRQMQQLKYQQQQQQQQQQQQQQQQQQQQQQQRMYPAQEYPNSAGHMPAGQTIQTPPTGYHSQQMRQGSIQHTSNFYHQQQQQPHSPYHGYSNGYSAPNALVQHQAYHQPNVTPSVIQSHHHQHHQQQQQQPHHTVHAGAHHQHHSPVPTTHMHSPTAAPVTPYGPQHHGPHQYAPVNHAHHHSPQPYHQHTQQVYVPYEGHAHPSYPAGQQPHQQQQQQQHQQQQQQHQQPQELPSQRTYQNMTTVVSPYGHNSPAQHLSTPEAHASRPNTHYAMAPQTPPNHAIYPSSPGQQHPHQNHHHHHNHHPQQQQQSQQQQVQHQHSQLAMGGPLHPQAAAGRVAQTHHQPAPHQYHHQYQHYNHANEQAQTKAQTVPVAGYAQQQGYAQDPAKVQSVQHNSYGHGSGVAEARDAQSAMNGNPNAAYVNAQGQAQVQYHRQQQQQQQQQQPQQQPQQQPQQYQPHQQQQQQQQQQQPPLQHYINNNHGKYNANCDDFEEQIEASTIRFSTPAENGTSRKQTITIKFKKEKTGLSTSVSGATNPYSPVVPAGGSGADSPSPPGAGEPSAISAANTHSQPPSVPREQVEPAPAAPADERAKKHKKHTKTQPQEAGGVVIGESVSAKAKSSSKGKHSKKKASMVEPEDRGRAAAATANHMDDANLLLALSSRPDEDSCLSVQSQTDASSVGSKKKKKSKRSKSSSKEKRRKHHRYDPDDDYQAEEDEEDEEEEEQEQGQGHRVQRAPDDAYSEATVGDYAADEDEDDDDDDGVQDEYYEVEEEDEPENGVEEEEEEEYYGEEETSMETTRRRTNGSSRRSEGKRIIRPDEDDSSYQSNSEFNTSFSNISFAGDNSNGPFHYGGGGSNCSTPVRRTQTSVGGGGGGAGGVGTGGGAFSKTSTPVASFRFLRKQGTNLSNIGQNEDSMNSTVVESSFFQAGEHDEEARRRRLEKALATIETQLGRPFVDPFNGELCRAFLAKVDFPSRNRDAAADNYHLSSANLPKLLKGQTANLGGTAYSIEKEVGRGSYGSVFRAVNSQSGAVVAIKYQKPANTWELYICTEVKKRLTNLKMLPGFMDISAAVIAPNASVLVSEFSQYGSLLDINNKIRTAATRKVMHESLVMHFSCQILSIVEYLHACNIIHADIKPDNFLLMKIPSRDLEEPTLRLIDFGCAIDMNFFEPKRQFKKVIQTDGFTCIEMQEGRPWSFQTDLFCVAGTIHVMLFGEYMQLVKKYDCGWDIKQKLPRYLKKHVWTEVFQKLLNIKDIDHMPSLPDLRRLINEEAYKMDSELATHIRSLSNLLKSR, encoded by the exons ATGAATTCGCACCGCCCGCTACCGCACGGTCATGGTTCGCCAGTACATCATGCTGCACCCATGGTCGAGGgtagcggcggtggtggtggtggcatggTAGCAAACCCCCGGTTCGAGGCCGACAAGCAAGCTTGGGAGGATGCGATCCGGGGGTACAACGGGACCGATCCGCTCGATCTGTGGTTCAACTACATCACCTGGTACGAGCAGAACCGGTCGTTCGACCGTCTGAACAATCTGCGATCGATCGTAGAAAAATGTCTGCTGCTGTATCAGGACGCGGAGGGCTACAAGCAGGACACGCGCATGGTAAAAATATGGATGAAATAC ATCGATATGCAGCAATCGCCCGCCAGCTACTACCAAATGATGTACAAGAAGAACATTGGCACGCAGTGCGCCAGCTTCTACATTGGATGGGCCGAGCGCGATTACAAGCAGGCCGTGTCGATCTTCAATCTTGGCCTGCAGATGAAGGCACAGCCAATCGAGGAACTGCACGAAGCGCAACGAAACTATCGGCTGTACAGTGAAACGCTAGCAAAAAAGCGGTCCGCCAGCgcaatggtcgagcagcgGCTGCCGGCACCACCGTCGCAGAGTCCACCACACAAACGGCTCAAGCAGGAGCCGAGCTATCATCCCGGGCAGGCGGCACATCCATCTCATCCGCACGCCGTGAACGGAAGCGTCATTACTGCAGCACCGAACGGAGTGTACGCTAACCAtgcaccgcagcagcagcagcagcagcagcagcacggctattaccaccagcagcagagcaGACCGGTCCCGACTGGAAGCTATTACATGCCGGAAAAGCCACCGAACGGTACATACTACGCTAGCAATGGCCAGCAGGAACCGTATCAGCAAGCGAACTCGTTTACGGCCAGTGAGGTGAACGTCACTCCAGTACCTGCTGCTACGGCTTCGCACCCGCAACAGCAACCTGTGCAGCATCAGGCTTCCAGCGAAGAGCAGTACCGCAGTTCGCCCGCAAACGCAGTCGGCCAGCAGGGACAGGAACTAGCCACGGCGCCGCCACCAACCACTGCCGAGCAGCGAACGGAGGCGTCCGACTACAGATCTCCGGATGAAAGCATCATCGAATGTAATCTCAACAATTCGGCGTACGTGATTTCCTCCTCGCTGAGCTACGTCTACGACGATCCCGATCTCGTACAGCAGTACACGCTGGGCCCTGAAGAGGTCGTCCGTCCGGCAGGGGAAGCAGTGGAAGGACCGGCGGCGGTAGCACCGCAGCCCGAACCGCCACATGCTCCGCCCGTCGCGAGTGACGCAATCCGTCTGCCGCCGAACTTTGTGCGCGAAGCGAAAAACAACCACGAAACGTGGGACGTTCCGCTGTGCCTGGAGGAGCCGTACGATCCGAACCGGCGGTGCTGCTACCCGAAGCATCTCGTCTATCCGGACCTGCACGCGGAACGGCCGACGATGGAGTTCTCGCTCGAGGAGATCCGCGCCCAGCGATGGTTTGAGCGCAAACggaaggagcagcagcagcagaaggaagCGGAAGCAGAAGCGCAAAGGCAGGCGAAGATTGCCCAGcaggagaaggaaaaacagATGCGACAAATGCAGCAACTGAAAtatcagcaacaacagcaacaacagcagcagcagcaacagcagcaacagcagcaacagcagcagcaacaacagagaATGTATCCCGCACAGGAATACCCAAATTCTGCTGGACACATGCCCGCGGGGCAAACGATACAGACACCGCCTACTGGCTACCATTCACAGCAGATGCGGCAGGGTTCGATACAACATACGAGCAACTTttatcatcagcagcagcaacaaccgcACAGCCCTTACCATGGTTACAGCAATGGCTACTCGGCACCAAACGCGCTGGTGCAACATCAAGCCTATCACCAACCGAATGTGACGCCATCGGTGATACAgagccatcatcatcagcaccatcagcagcaacagcagcaaccgcatCATACTGTGCATGCTGGTGCTCACCATCAGCACCACTCGCCAGTGCCAACGACCCACATGCATTCTCCTACTGCAGCCCCAGTAACACCGTACGGGCCACAACATCATGGGCCACACCAGTACGCGCCGGTCAATCATGCCCATCACCATTCGCCCCAACCTTATCATCAGCACACGCAGCAAGTGTATGTCCCTTACGAGGGACACGCTCATCCGAGCTATCCCGCAGGACAGCAAccgcaccaacagcagcagcagcagcagcatcagcagcagcagcagcagcatcagcagccgcAGGAGCTCCCTTCCCAACGGACGTATCAAAACATGACGACCGTTGTGTCACCGTACGGGCACAACAGTCCGGCCCAGCATCTGTCCACGCCGGAGGCGCATGCATCCCGCCCGAACACACACTACGCGATGGCGCCACAAACGCCGCCAAACCATGCAATCTATCCGAGTTCGCCTGGTCAGCAACATCCACACCAgaatcaccaccatcatcataatcatcatccgcagcagcagcagcagtcacagcagcaacaggtgCAGCATCAGCATTCACAGCTGGCAATGGGTGGGCCGCTGCACCCACAAGCAGCTGCTGGTCGGGTAGCGCAAACACATCATCAGCCAGCTCCGCACCAGTACCATCATCAGTACCAGCACTACAATCATGCCAACGAGCAGGCGCAAACGAAGGCGCAGACTGTGCCAGTGGCAGGCTATGCGCAGCAGCAGGGTTATGCGCAGGATCCGGCCAAGGTGCAATCAGTGCAGCACAATAGCTACGGACACGGTTCTGGCGTGGCTGAAGCACGGGACGCGCAATCTGCAATGAATGGTAACCCGAATGCGGCGTATGTGAATGCGCAAGGGCAAGCACAGGTACAATACCatcggcaacagcagcaacagcagcagcaacaacagccgcAACAACAGCCGCAACAACAGCCGCAACAATACCAGccacatcagcagcagcagcagcagcaacaacaacagcagccgccATTGCAGCATTACATAAACAACAATCATGGAAAGTACAACGCAAACTGTGATGATTTCGAGGAACAGATTGAAGCCTCCACCATACGCTTCTCGACCCCGGCGGAGAATGGAACCAGTCGAAAGCAGACGATAACGATCAAGTTTAAGAAGGAGAAAACGGGCCTCTCGACGTCCGTGTCCGGTGCTACGAACCCCTACTCACCGGTGGTGCCAGCTGGCGGATCGGGAGCCGATTCCCCTTCGCCACCGGGGGCCGGTGAACCATCGGCCATCAGTGCGGCAAACACCCACTCCCAGCCACCGTCCGTCCCGAGGGAACAGGTCGAACCAGCTCCAGCAGCACCGGCCGATGAAAGGGcgaaaaagcacaaaaagcaCACCAAAACACAGCCACAGGAAGCGGGAGGGGTGGTAATCGGGGAATCGGTCAGCGCTAAAGCGAAATCATCGTCCAAAGGAAAACACTCGAAAAAGAAGGCATCGATGGTGGAGCCGGAAGATCGGGGCCGTGCTGCAGCAGCGACTGCGAACCACATGGACGATGCGAATCTACTGTTGGCGCTATCGTCCCGACCGGACGAAGACTCCTGCCTGTCGGTGCAATCGCAAACCGATGCGTCGTCGGTTGGgtcgaaaaagaagaaaaaatccaaACGCTCCAAATCGAGCAGTAAGGAAAAGCGGCGAAAGCATCATCGGTACGATCCCGACGACGATTACCAGGCAGAGGAGGATGaagaggacgaggaggaggaggagcaggagcaggGACAGGGACATCGTGTACAGCGGGCACCGGACGATGCCTATTCCGAGGCAACGGTGGGAGATTATGCTGCTGATGAGGATgaagatgacgacgacgacgacggggtGCAGGACGAGTACTACGAGGTGGAAGAGGAGGACGAGCCGGAGAACGGGGTagaagaagaggaggaagaggagtaCTACGGCGAGGAGGAAACGAGCATGGAAACGACGCGCCGGCGAACGAACGGAAGCAGCAGACGCTCGGAGGGAAAGCGCATCATTCGGCCGGACGAGGACGATTCGTCGTACCAGTCGAATTCGGAGTTTAACACGTCGTTCAGCAACATCTCGTTCGCCGGCGATAACAGCAACGGTCCGTTCCACTACGGTGGTGGCGGTAGCAACTGTTCCACGCCGGTCCGGCGCACACAAACCtccgttggtggtggtggaggcggTGCCGGCGGCGTTGGCACTGGTGGTGGAGCTTTCTCGAAAACGTCCACCCCGGTCGCCTCGTTCCGGTTTCTGCGCAAGCAGGGCACGAACCTGTCCAACATCGGCCAGAACGAGGACTCGATGAACTCGACCGTGGTGGAGAGCAGCTTCTTTCAGGCGGGCGAACACGACGAGGAGGCGCGTAGGCGCCGGCTCGAAAAAGCGCTCGCCACGATCGAAACCCAGCTCGGCCGGCCGTTTGTCGACCCGTTCAATGGGGAGCTGTGCCGGGCGTTTCTTGCCAAGGTGGACTTTCCGTCGCGCAATCGGGACGCGGCGGCCGACAACTATCACCTCTCGAGCGCGAACCTGCCGAAGCTGCTCAAGGGCCAAACGGCGAACCTGGGCGGGACGGCGTACAGCATCGAGAAGGAGGTCGGGCGCGGCTCGTACGGCTCGGTGTTTCGTGCAGTGAACTCGCAGTCCGGCGCGGTGGTCGCGATCAAGTACCAGAAGCCGGCCAACACGTGGGAGCTGTACATCTGCACGGAGGTGAAAAAACGACTGACTAATCTTAAGATG ctgCCCGGTTTCATGGATATCAGTGCGGCGGTCATTGCACCGAATGCGAGTGTGCTTGTGTCGGAGTTTTCACAGTACGGTTCCCTGCTAGACATCAACAATAAGATTCGAACGGCGGCCACAAGAAAG GTGATGCATGAATCTCTCGTAATGCACTTCAGCTGCCAGATACTGTCGATCGTGGAGTATCTGCACGCGTGCAACATTATCCATGCGGACATCAAGCCGGACAACTTTCTGCTGATGAAAAT CCCGTCCCGCGATCTGGAGGAACCAACCCTGCGTCTGATCGATTTTGGCTGTGCCATCGATATGAATTTCTTCGAACCAAAGCGCCAATTCAAGAAG GTCATTCAAACGGACGGATTCACGTGCATTGAAATGCAGGAAGGGCGCCCATGGTCCTTCCAGACCGATCTGTTCTGTGTGGCCGGCACCATTCACGTGATGCTGTTCGGGGAGTACATGCAGCTGGTAAAGAAGTACGATTGCGGCTGGGACATTAAGCAGAAGCTGCCCAG ATACTTGAAAAAGCACGTCTGGACGGAGGTGTTCCAGAAGCTGCTCAACATCAAGGACATCGACCACATGCCCAGCCTGCCCGATCTGCGCCGGCTCATCAACGAGGAAGCGTACAAGATGGACTCCGAGCTGGCGACCCACATCCGCTCGCTGTCGAATCTGCTGAAGAGCCGATAA
- the LOC121590832 gene encoding putative tricarboxylate transport protein, mitochondrial isoform X2, which translates to MDRLGLLATAYGQPNKHSSQFRNPFGGRPWMEQSGAAAAAPGAKGLKGIVAGGITGGIEICITFPTEYVKTQLQLDEKGATKQYNGIMDCVKKTVKTNGVLGLYRGLSVLLYGSIPKSAVRFGAFESLKGRLMDSNGQLSTSGKLLAGLGAGVAEAILAVTPMETVKVKFINDQRSGTPKYKGFFHGVGMIVRQEGLSGVYKGLTATILKQGSNQAIRFYVMETLKDMYKGDDPSKPVPKMMVGAFGAVAGAASVFGNTPIDVVKTRMQGLEAAKYKNTADCALQIWKNEGPMAFYKGTVPRLSRVCLDVAITFMIYDSFMDLFNKFWR; encoded by the exons ATGGACCGGTTAGGACTGCTGGCGACGGCCTACGGCCAACCGAATAAACATTCTAGTCAATTCCGCAACCCGTTCGGTGGCCGGCCGTGGATGGAGCAGAGCGgtgcggcggcagcagccccCGGGGCCAAGGGGCTGAAGGGCATCGTGGCCGGTGGCATTACCGGCGGTATCGAGATTTGCATCACCTTCCCGACCGAGTACGTGAAGACGCAGCTGCAGCTCGACGAGAAGGGTGCGACCAAGCAGTACAACGGCATCATGGACTGCGTGAAGAAGACGGTCAAGACGAACGGTGTGCTCGGGCTGTACCGTGGGCTTAGCGTGCTGCTGTACGGCTCCATCCCGAAGTCAGCTGTCCG GTTCGGTGCGTTCGAAAGCCTGAAGGGACGTCTGATGGACTCGAACGGGCAGCTCAGCACGTCCGGCAAGCTGCTGGCCGGGTTGGGTGCGGGCGTCGCCGAAGCCATCCTCGCCGTCACGCCGATGGAAACGGTCAAGGTGAAGTTCATCAACGATCAGCGCAGCGGGACGCCCAAGTACAAGGGGTTCTTCCACGGCGTCGGCATGATCGTACGGCAGGAGGGTCTGTCCGGCGTGTACAAGGGCCTTACCGCGACCATACTGAAGCAGGGCTCGAACCAAGCGATCCGCTTCTACGTGATGGAAACGCTCAAGGACATGTACAAGGGCGACGATCCGTCCAAGCCGGTGCCGAAGATGATGGTCGGCGCGTTCGGTGCCGTGGCCGGGGCGGCCTCCGTCTTCGGCAACACCCCGATCGACGTGGTGAAGACGCGCATGCAGGGGCTCGAGGCGGCCAAGTACAAGAACACGGCCGACTGCGCGCTGCAGATCTGGAAGAACGAGGGACCGATGGCGTTCTACAAGGGTACGGTGCCGCGACTGTCGCGCGTCTGTCTGGACGTGGCGATTACGTTCATGATTTACGACTCGTTCATGGATCTGTTCAACAAGTTCTGGCGTTAG